CCGAGTTCAGCGTGTATGTCGACCGCGCAGCGCGGGGCGCAGGTGCCGGGCGGGCGGCCATGCAGGCCCTGATCCCCGCCGCGCAGGCCGCCGGGTACTGGAAGCTCGTGTCACGCGTGTTCCCCGAGAACACGGCCAGCCGGGCACTCCTGGCATCCCTGGGCTTCCGGGAGGTCGGCACCTACGAGCAGCACGGCCAACTGGACGGCGTCTGGAAGGACGTGGTGATCGTCGAAAAACTGCTGTGATACGGGTTGCCAACTCCACGCCCGGAACCCGTTTCTCTCCTGCTCGCTCTGCTCCGCAGCTCTGCGAGTCCGCTCGGATTGAACGGCTTTTTCAGCCATTCAATCGGAGTCCGTGTGATTCCACGTCTTCGGGAGTCGCCCGGTGGCCCCCTCACCCTTCCGTCGCTTCGCGCCGCCCTCCTCTCCGGTGCGCTCTGAGCCGCACAAGGGGAGAGGGGAGAACGGAGCGCGCTCACGTTGGAAGCACGTCAATGGCAGCCCGTATCTGCCCCGCTGCTCACCGGTGTCACGAAGTGTGTCCCGTCCGCAGCTGCGCCGCTTCCCTGCGGCCGTGATACGCGTGCGCCTGGGCCCACTGGGCGGCCGCCTCGATGTCGTACGGCACCCGCCGGAACGTCACCGTCCAGAGGCCATCCCCACCTTCCAGCAGCACCCAGCGCGCCAGGGGCGAGCCGTCTTTCTGCCGGGACACCGCGCCGGCATTCACGACCGTCACGGGGCCGAGCTGACGCACGTGTTCCAGGTGGGAGTGGCCCACGATGACGAGGCGGGCGTTCCCGATGTCGCCCAGGCGCCCCCGCACGAGGTCGTCACTCGCCCAGGTCTTGCCGTCGCGCAGCAGGTACGTCCACGTGGAGTCCGGCGTGCCGTGCGCCGCGAGGACCTCGCCGTCCGCCAGGGAGACGGCCGTCGGGAGGGCCGCCACATACGCCCCTGCCCCATCCGGCACCTGGCCATGCAGCCACGCGAGCATCTCGCGCTTATCGGTGGTTTCAGTCAGCGGCTGGCCGAGGCGCTCGTCCGTGTTGCCCCGCACCTCCAGAACGCCATGCTGCGCCCTGAGCTGCTGCTGGAGGTGCCACGCGCCAGCCGGGTCCGCGCCGCCGAACAGCTGATCGCCCAGGTTCACCCAGGCGTCCGGCTGATGGACCTCGATGTCCCTGGCGACCGCCTCGAGCGCCCAGCGGTTGCCGTGTACGTCGCCGAAGACCGCGATCTTCATGCGCGCGCCGTCACCCAGGCCTGAACGCGGGCGTCGATCTCGTCGCGCACCCGGCGGAACGCGTGGAGGCGCTCGGCGTCACTGCCGGTCGCGGCGGCCGGGTCGTCGAAGGCCCAGGCGAGCCGGTAGGTGGCGTTCGGGAAGATCGGGCAGTTCGCCTCCGCGCGGTCGCAGACGGTGATGACGTACGTGAAGTGCTCAGCGATCAGAGGTTTGACGCCCTTGGCCCGCAGGTGGTCCGTGGGCAGGCCCTGCTCCTGAAGCACCTGCACGGTCAGGGGATTCACCGTGCCGGGCTCCAGGCCAGCGGACGTCACGTCATAGCGTGCGCCGCCGTGGTGTTCCAGAAGGGCCTGGGCCATCTGGGAGCGGGCGGTGTTGCCGGTGCACAGGAACAGCACACGGATGGGGCGAGGTGCGTCAGTCATGCGGGGTCTCCTTCAGGCACGAATTCCTGGGCCTGCTGCGGCTGAGGTTCGACCGGGGCGGTGGGCGCGAGCAGGTGATTCACAGCGACCGCGAGCGCCGCACCTAAGAGTGGGGCCGCCCAGTACAGCCAATGCGCCGTCCAGATGCCACTGGCCAGCGCCGGGCCGAACGAGCGGGCGGGGTTCATGCTGGCCCCGGTGATCGGGCCGCCCATCGCGGCTTCCAGGGCGACGACACCGCCGACCACCCAGGGCAGGCCGGAGCGCAGCGCGACCAGCAGCAGGAAGAACGTCAGGATCAGTTCAAGAATGAACGCCTGGGTCAGGCTGCCAGCAGGCAGGGTGACGCCCAGGTTACCCTTCAGGCCGAAGAGGGCCAGCAGGGTGAAGGCGGCCAGGGACGCCCCGATCAGTTGAGCAACGACGTACGGCAGGACGCGCGTTCTGGAGAACTGCCCGGCCAGCGTCAGGGCGAAGGTCGCCGCCG
This is a stretch of genomic DNA from Deinococcus grandis. It encodes these proteins:
- a CDS encoding arsinothricin resistance N-acetyltransferase ArsN1 family A, whose protein sequence is MTLHRTRPATPADAADIARIYTQGIEDRSSTFETRPRTAQDITPWFDGAHPIVVVDRGGHVTAFASTSLYRPRDCYAGIAEFSVYVDRAARGAGAGRAAMQALIPAAQAAGYWKLVSRVFPENTASRALLASLGFREVGTYEQHGQLDGVWKDVVIVEKLL
- a CDS encoding metallophosphoesterase family protein; translated protein: MKIAVFGDVHGNRWALEAVARDIEVHQPDAWVNLGDQLFGGADPAGAWHLQQQLRAQHGVLEVRGNTDERLGQPLTETTDKREMLAWLHGQVPDGAGAYVAALPTAVSLADGEVLAAHGTPDSTWTYLLRDGKTWASDDLVRGRLGDIGNARLVIVGHSHLEHVRQLGPVTVVNAGAVSRQKDGSPLARWVLLEGGDGLWTVTFRRVPYDIEAAAQWAQAHAYHGRREAAQLRTGHTS
- a CDS encoding arsenate reductase ArsC; amino-acid sequence: MTDAPRPIRVLFLCTGNTARSQMAQALLEHHGGARYDVTSAGLEPGTVNPLTVQVLQEQGLPTDHLRAKGVKPLIAEHFTYVITVCDRAEANCPIFPNATYRLAWAFDDPAAATGSDAERLHAFRRVRDEIDARVQAWVTARA
- a CDS encoding MIP/aquaporin family protein, encoding MSVPLSRAAAAEGLGTFALVFFGPGAAVVQAQTGALGHLGVAAVFGLTVTAVIAALAPISGAHINPAATFALTLAGQFSRTRVLPYVVAQLIGASLAAFTLLALFGLKGNLGVTLPAGSLTQAFILELILTFFLLLVALRSGLPWVVGGVVALEAAMGGPITGASMNPARSFGPALASGIWTAHWLYWAAPLLGAALAVAVNHLLAPTAPVEPQPQQAQEFVPEGDPA